A window from Enterocloster bolteae encodes these proteins:
- the mgtE gene encoding magnesium transporter has product MQENFDLKELMELLDTMQLRLLKEKLIEMNEVDIAAFIEELDSEKTVVVYRMLPKELASDVFACLPVEKQEHIINSITDYELSAIVNDLFVDDAVDMLEELPANVVKRVLKNSTPDTRKLINQFLKYPEGSAGSIMTAEYVGLKKRMTVEEAFAYIRRHGVDKETIYTCYVMDAKRALEGVVTVKDLLMHPYEEVIGNIMDSHVIKAVTTDDQEEVAESFRKYDLLSLPVVDHENRLVGIVTVDDVVDVMEQEATEDFEKMAAMLPSEKPYLKTGVFALAKNRLAWLLILMISSMITGSILAKYEAAFAVIPLLVTFIPMLTDTGGNAGSQSSTMIIRGMAVGEIEAGDILRVLWKELRVGVIVGVLLGLVNYIQLVIRFPGQEMLCLTVVLSLLATVMLAKTIGCVLPIAAQVLHLDPAIMAAPLITTIVDAVSLIIYFQLACSLLKI; this is encoded by the coding sequence ATGCAGGAGAATTTTGATTTAAAAGAGCTGATGGAGCTGTTAGACACAATGCAGCTCAGGTTACTGAAGGAAAAGCTGATTGAGATGAACGAGGTGGATATTGCTGCGTTCATCGAGGAGCTGGATTCCGAGAAGACCGTAGTGGTCTACCGCATGCTTCCCAAGGAGCTGGCAAGCGATGTGTTCGCCTGCCTGCCTGTGGAGAAGCAGGAGCATATTATCAACAGCATCACGGATTATGAGCTCAGCGCCATTGTAAACGACCTGTTTGTGGACGATGCCGTGGATATGCTGGAAGAACTGCCGGCCAATGTGGTCAAGCGTGTGCTTAAGAACTCCACGCCGGACACCAGGAAGCTGATCAACCAGTTTTTAAAATATCCGGAAGGCAGCGCCGGAAGCATAATGACGGCAGAGTATGTGGGCCTGAAGAAGCGCATGACCGTGGAGGAGGCATTTGCCTACATCCGCAGGCACGGCGTGGATAAGGAGACCATTTACACCTGTTATGTCATGGACGCAAAGAGGGCCCTGGAGGGTGTGGTGACGGTCAAGGATCTGCTGATGCATCCCTATGAGGAAGTCATCGGCAACATCATGGATTCACATGTGATCAAGGCCGTGACCACAGACGACCAGGAGGAGGTGGCGGAGAGCTTCCGTAAGTACGACCTCCTGAGCCTTCCTGTGGTGGACCATGAGAACCGTCTGGTGGGCATCGTTACCGTGGACGACGTGGTGGATGTTATGGAGCAGGAGGCCACAGAGGACTTTGAGAAGATGGCAGCCATGCTCCCCAGCGAGAAGCCTTATCTTAAGACAGGCGTGTTTGCCCTGGCAAAGAACCGTCTGGCCTGGCTTCTGATTCTCATGATCAGCAGTATGATTACAGGCAGCATCCTGGCAAAGTACGAGGCCGCCTTTGCGGTGATACCGCTGCTGGTGACCTTCATTCCCATGCTGACAGATACTGGCGGCAACGCGGGCAGCCAGAGCAGCACCATGATTATCCGCGGCATGGCAGTGGGAGAGATTGAAGCCGGTGATATCCTGCGGGTACTCTGGAAGGAACTGCGGGTGGGAGTCATTGTGGGCGTCCTGCTGGGACTGGTCAATTATATACAGCTGGTAATCCGTTTTCCAGGACAGGAAATGCTCTGCCTTACAGTGGTACTGAGCCTTTTAGCCACCGTCATGCTGGCCAAAACCATTGGATGTGTCCTGCCCATTGCGGCCCAGGTTCTCCATCTGGACCCGGCCATTATGGCTGCCCCGCTTATCACCACCATTGTGGATGCGGTGAGCCTGATTATATATTTTCAGCTGGCTTGCAGCCTGCTGAAGATTTAG
- a CDS encoding fructose bisphosphate aldolase, translating to MNQEQLRIMSGKKGFIAALDQSGGSTPKALKNYGIREDQYSNDEEMFNLVHEMRTRIITSPSFTSDHILAAILFENTMERKIGDKLTADYLWEEKGIIPILKVDKGLAEEADGVRLMKPVPGLDELLVRAVERHIFGTKMRSVIKQANPVGIKKIVDQQFEIGLRIAAAGLVPILEPEIDIYSPDKAESEQIMKDEIKKHLAALPEDTRLMFKLSIPDKHGFYSDLMEDSHVVRVVALSGGYSRQEANERLSRSPGLIASFSRALSEGLNANQTQGEFDRMLAQSIKEIYDASIT from the coding sequence ATGAACCAGGAACAGCTAAGAATCATGAGCGGGAAAAAAGGGTTTATCGCAGCGTTAGACCAGAGCGGCGGCAGTACGCCAAAGGCGCTTAAGAATTACGGAATCAGAGAGGACCAGTACAGCAATGATGAGGAGATGTTCAATCTGGTCCATGAGATGCGTACCAGGATTATAACCAGTCCCTCCTTTACCTCAGACCATATCCTGGCAGCCATCCTTTTTGAGAATACCATGGAGCGGAAGATTGGGGATAAGCTGACTGCGGATTACCTGTGGGAGGAGAAGGGTATCATCCCTATCCTGAAGGTGGATAAGGGTCTGGCAGAGGAAGCGGACGGAGTCCGGCTGATGAAGCCTGTTCCGGGGCTGGATGAACTCCTTGTACGTGCGGTGGAGCGGCATATTTTCGGAACTAAGATGCGTTCCGTGATTAAGCAGGCTAACCCTGTGGGCATCAAAAAGATTGTGGACCAGCAGTTTGAAATCGGGCTTCGCATTGCGGCTGCGGGACTGGTTCCCATACTGGAGCCGGAGATTGATATTTACAGTCCGGATAAGGCTGAATCTGAGCAAATCATGAAGGATGAAATCAAGAAACATCTGGCAGCGCTTCCGGAGGATACCAGGCTGATGTTTAAACTGTCCATTCCGGATAAGCACGGATTCTACAGCGACCTCATGGAAGATTCCCATGTAGTGCGTGTGGTGGCGCTGTCCGGCGGATATTCCCGCCAGGAGGCCAATGAGCGCTTAAGCCGCAGTCCGGGACTGATTGCCAGCTTTTCCAGGGCATTGTCCGAAGGCCTTAATGCCAATCAGACCCAGGGCGAGTTTGACCGTATGCTGGCCCAGTCCATTAAGGAGATTTACGATGCATCCATAACCTGA
- a CDS encoding sensor domain-containing diguanylate cyclase, producing the protein MKRKLIGKWHVAAFLVFCFVFALTASGVFYNQRGKLAGEFGNMVAANLTSYTQAQKRYLNSSITDAWNTLKGISGLVEQIIPEYTEDSLNGYLDQLNLQNRDYMIEYVTLQELERRLRVQQASERDWSLFGEIEQGTGVVSDIWDWKKAGNKSVFTVAEPVWKNGEVIGVLQTRLEPLAITEQVPEASAFTRSSTLIVRRDGTILASENHNRGDISTGNLFDSVKVAGITDEVVEQMEERFYGDGSDSFMFEGKGDSYYFSWDYLGYNEWYIVNFVRSPDVAIHYDNILKELIYASLFLIGLTAALGGGIVVLFLHYRRSLDFETKKYGLLAEFSDTALFEYDRRKDTLEFTNNARRILMLDELKISHVMGKKTRTDLFVQEDRKVMEDMLRGRTGSGEDKIQYAELRLKSISGEYHWFGCHYKAITSDAGTVAKVVGKLADISRQRSREQELREQAMRDVLTGIYNKAGEKLIDRMVKEKGQGLFLMLDLNDFKSINDTMGHAAGDAILTEMGRVLKGACRENDIVARIGGDEFVMFLPGAFDWQTGKRKIGEIQDSLRTVMITTWGIRGIRASIGAALCPEDGMDYETLFKAADEAMYLDKEQSKNRNESREAGEEKQDRTIS; encoded by the coding sequence ATGAAACGTAAGTTAATTGGAAAATGGCATGTTGCCGCTTTTTTGGTGTTCTGCTTTGTGTTCGCACTGACAGCCAGCGGTGTTTTTTACAATCAGCGCGGGAAGCTGGCCGGGGAATTCGGAAACATGGTGGCAGCGAACCTGACTTCTTATACCCAGGCCCAAAAGCGTTACCTGAACAGCTCCATCACGGATGCCTGGAATACCCTGAAAGGGATTTCTGGTCTGGTGGAACAGATTATACCGGAATATACGGAGGATTCCCTGAACGGATATCTGGATCAGCTTAATTTGCAGAACAGGGACTATATGATAGAATATGTGACCCTGCAGGAGCTGGAGAGAAGGCTGAGGGTTCAGCAGGCGTCGGAACGTGACTGGAGCCTGTTTGGTGAGATTGAGCAGGGAACAGGTGTGGTGTCCGATATATGGGACTGGAAGAAGGCGGGAAACAAGTCTGTTTTCACGGTAGCGGAACCGGTCTGGAAGAATGGAGAGGTGATTGGAGTGCTGCAGACCAGACTGGAGCCCCTGGCCATCACGGAACAGGTTCCTGAGGCAAGCGCATTTACACGCAGCAGCACACTCATTGTGAGACGTGATGGAACAATTCTTGCCAGTGAGAATCACAACCGTGGTGATATATCCACAGGGAACCTGTTTGATTCGGTAAAGGTAGCCGGCATTACGGATGAAGTAGTGGAGCAGATGGAAGAGCGCTTCTATGGAGACGGGTCAGACAGCTTCATGTTTGAGGGGAAGGGGGATTCCTACTATTTTTCCTGGGATTATCTGGGGTATAATGAGTGGTATATCGTAAATTTTGTACGCTCGCCTGATGTGGCCATTCATTATGACAATATTTTGAAGGAGCTTATCTATGCCAGCCTGTTTCTGATTGGCCTTACGGCTGCTCTGGGCGGCGGAATCGTGGTTTTGTTCCTGCATTACCGGAGAAGCCTGGACTTTGAGACTAAGAAGTACGGACTTCTGGCGGAGTTTTCTGATACGGCCCTTTTTGAATACGACAGGAGAAAGGACACCCTGGAATTTACCAACAATGCCAGGCGCATCCTGATGCTGGATGAGCTTAAAATCAGCCATGTCATGGGAAAAAAGACCAGGACAGACTTGTTTGTCCAGGAGGACAGGAAGGTTATGGAGGATATGCTGAGAGGCAGAACCGGCAGCGGGGAGGACAAAATCCAGTATGCAGAACTGCGGCTTAAGAGTATATCCGGCGAGTATCACTGGTTCGGATGTCATTATAAGGCCATTACCTCTGATGCAGGGACAGTGGCCAAGGTGGTGGGCAAGCTGGCGGACATTTCGCGGCAGAGAAGCAGGGAGCAGGAGCTTCGGGAACAGGCTATGCGGGACGTGCTTACGGGAATCTACAACAAGGCAGGTGAAAAGCTGATTGACCGCATGGTTAAGGAAAAAGGACAGGGACTGTTTCTGATGCTGGATTTAAATGATTTTAAGAGCATCAACGATACCATGGGCCATGCGGCAGGGGATGCCATACTCACTGAGATGGGAAGAGTCCTTAAGGGAGCCTGCAGGGAAAATGATATAGTGGCCCGCATTGGCGGGGATGAATTTGTCATGTTCCTTCCGGGGGCATTTGACTGGCAGACAGGAAAACGCAAGATAGGGGAAATACAGGACAGTCTCAGGACAGTCATGATAACCACCTGGGGAATCAGGGGAATCAGGGCCAGTATTGGCGCCGCCCTGTGCCCGGAGGACGGGATGGATTACGAGACCTTATTTAAGGCTGCGGACGAGGCTATGTATCTGGACAAGGAGCAGTCCAAAAACCGGAATGAAAGCAGGGAGGCAGGAGAGGAAAAACAGGACAGGACAATATCATGA
- the mobB gene encoding molybdopterin-guanine dinucleotide biosynthesis protein B, which translates to MTQQEEQDMKHGWGSVILSGGQGRRMGGIDKGGLDYKGESFCGHIQKQLQALDIPCYLSRACYAGSGGREGGLEVIEDTVKGAEGEWIGPMGGIWSCFQRTGLDGLFFVSCDMPLFRKEMAAILMERWEPGADAVLWRTRDGRIQPLCGFYAATCLEALGDTIRQGNYRLMKFLNAVRCIVVDTSEAHIPDIWFANVNSPSAYRSLEGLRTPVLAVSGRKNTGKTALLEMLVGALDRVGIRSAVIKHDGHEFEADVPGTDSRRIKEAGAYGTVVYSGTKFSMTKEQPSMKAEDFFGFFPEADIIFLEGQKDSDYPKLEVLRREVSDVPVCRPETVLAYIWSGQIARSGENTWSGENARSGEDCPGRGNRRNGKCPVLTAAQKDCILEIVIEHMDRYCRGDGGDEL; encoded by the coding sequence ATGACACAGCAGGAGGAACAGGACATGAAGCACGGATGGGGAAGTGTAATTCTGTCAGGCGGACAGGGACGCCGTATGGGCGGTATTGACAAAGGAGGACTGGACTATAAGGGAGAGTCTTTTTGCGGGCATATACAGAAGCAGCTTCAGGCCCTGGACATCCCGTGCTACCTGTCCCGGGCCTGTTATGCAGGCAGCGGTGGCAGGGAAGGCGGACTGGAAGTGATTGAAGATACTGTAAAGGGGGCAGAAGGAGAGTGGATTGGCCCCATGGGCGGTATATGGTCCTGCTTTCAGCGCACAGGACTTGATGGGCTGTTCTTTGTGTCCTGTGATATGCCTTTATTCAGGAAAGAGATGGCGGCTATTCTGATGGAGCGCTGGGAGCCGGGGGCGGATGCGGTGCTGTGGAGAACCAGGGACGGCCGTATACAGCCATTATGCGGCTTTTACGCGGCCACCTGTCTGGAGGCGCTGGGAGACACGATCCGTCAGGGAAATTACCGGCTGATGAAGTTCCTGAACGCTGTGCGCTGTATTGTGGTGGATACGTCAGAGGCCCATATACCGGATATCTGGTTTGCCAATGTGAATTCACCCTCCGCCTACAGGAGCCTGGAAGGGCTGCGCACGCCTGTCCTGGCTGTAAGCGGCAGAAAGAACACCGGTAAGACAGCCCTTTTGGAAATGCTGGTTGGAGCGCTGGACAGGGTGGGAATCCGGTCTGCGGTAATCAAGCATGACGGCCATGAGTTTGAGGCTGATGTGCCGGGAACCGACAGCCGGAGGATAAAGGAAGCAGGGGCATACGGCACAGTGGTGTACTCCGGCACCAAATTTTCCATGACAAAGGAGCAGCCTTCCATGAAGGCAGAGGATTTCTTTGGTTTCTTCCCGGAGGCAGACATTATTTTCCTGGAAGGACAGAAAGATTCAGATTATCCAAAGCTGGAGGTACTGAGAAGGGAAGTCTCGGATGTCCCGGTGTGCAGGCCGGAAACAGTGCTGGCTTATATCTGGAGCGGGCAGATTGCCAGGAGTGGGGAGAACACCTGGAGCGGGGAGAACGCCAGAAGCGGGGAAGATTGCCCGGGCAGGGGTAACCGCCGGAATGGGAAATGTCCCGTACTCACAGCCGCTCAGAAAGACTGCATCCTGGAAATCGTGATTGAGCACATGGACAGGTACTGCCGGGGAGACGGCGGTGATGAGCTATGA
- a CDS encoding DinB family protein — MKYFGRGLSEQHKELSSIIRKTSETERSKDLFLQIHAKLHSSVVSGTDKNEVDNLLCDLKQNEYAIMPTGKDETIAWGLWHIARIEDLTMNILVARKEQVFNQDWKERLNARITDTGNALSDDEIIDFSRNVNTEQLICYRNAVAQTTRDIIRSLSAADLKRQIRQDDIEKILSVGGVTQQETSIWLLDFWEKKDVAGILLMPPTRHVMLHLNDCCKWKEAIRTKKKFFRS; from the coding sequence ATGAAATATTTTGGCCGCGGATTAAGTGAACAGCACAAAGAATTAAGCAGCATCATCCGAAAGACTTCGGAGACCGAACGCTCAAAAGACCTGTTTCTGCAAATACATGCAAAGCTGCATTCTTCTGTGGTATCCGGTACAGACAAAAACGAGGTGGATAATCTTTTATGTGATTTGAAACAGAACGAATATGCCATCATGCCGACAGGAAAAGATGAAACCATTGCGTGGGGTTTGTGGCATATCGCCAGAATCGAAGATTTGACCATGAACATCCTGGTCGCCCGGAAAGAACAGGTGTTCAACCAGGACTGGAAAGAACGGCTGAATGCCCGGATTACAGATACCGGAAATGCACTCTCTGACGATGAGATTATAGACTTTAGCAGAAATGTCAATACAGAGCAATTGATTTGTTACAGAAATGCCGTGGCGCAAACGACAAGGGACATAATCCGCAGCTTAAGTGCCGCTGATTTAAAGCGCCAGATCCGGCAGGATGATATAGAGAAAATCCTGTCCGTTGGCGGAGTTACACAACAGGAAACCTCCATATGGCTGCTTGATTTCTGGGAAAAAAAGGATGTGGCGGGCATACTGCTTATGCCGCCTACCCGCCATGTAATGCTCCACCTGAATGATTGTTGTAAATGGAAAGAAGCTATCCGGACTAAGAAAAAGTTTTTCAGAAGCTGA
- a CDS encoding TetR/AcrR family transcriptional regulator has product MPKVGYSEKERVQIREALIAVGLDLMTKQGIQHTTVEQIYKKVGISRTFFYSFFPNKEELIVEALYLQQPQLIEYARKLMNDPAISWRDKVKTFLHSLCYGEKYGIAVLTMDEQRLIFKRLSRDSYKVFRDKQLSLLHAILNSFEIEADTEQLKLVLNLTLLIVITCRALPENLPLLVSEASDGTAEFQMEALVDYLEKLKCKPIL; this is encoded by the coding sequence ATGCCTAAAGTCGGTTATTCTGAAAAAGAACGGGTACAAATCAGAGAGGCATTAATTGCTGTGGGGCTGGATTTGATGACAAAGCAGGGGATACAGCACACCACGGTGGAGCAGATCTATAAGAAGGTGGGTATATCACGCACTTTCTTTTACTCTTTTTTTCCGAATAAAGAGGAGCTGATTGTGGAGGCCCTTTATCTGCAGCAGCCCCAACTCATTGAATATGCCCGGAAACTGATGAACGATCCAGCCATAAGCTGGAGGGATAAGGTGAAAACGTTTCTCCACTCTCTATGTTATGGTGAAAAATATGGGATCGCTGTCTTGACGATGGATGAGCAGCGCCTTATCTTCAAGCGTTTATCCAGGGATAGTTATAAGGTGTTCAGAGATAAGCAATTAAGCCTTTTACATGCAATATTAAATAGTTTTGAGATTGAAGCCGACACAGAACAGCTTAAATTAGTGCTCAATCTGACGTTATTAATCGTGATTACATGCCGGGCTCTCCCAGAAAATTTACCATTACTGGTTTCCGAGGCTTCTGATGGGACTGCGGAGTTTCAAATGGAGGCGCTTGTGGATTACCTTGAAAAGCTAAAATGTAAACCAATCTTATAA